The DNA window GAGCCGCAGGAGCCACCcctgagggggagaaggagagggaagcccTTTGACCTGGGGTCCAGCAGGTGTGCTGTGCGAGTCCCGGGGTCTCGGGAGATCCCAGCCCTGAGGTGGCCGGGCAGGCAGGTAGTTCTCAAGAAGAACCTAGAGATTCTTCTGGAAGCTGGAGCTCCAGGAGGAGGTCCTGCTAGAgccagggaaggagtggggggaaggggcagcttTAGGGCCACCTGGCCCCACCTTGGGTCCGCAGAAACAACCccggggtgggcagggagggggtaaCTCACTGCGGCCGAGACCCCTCCGAGTCCTTCACCTGGAGAGGTTGGCGGCAGACGCGGTGGGGCTGGGCAGACAGTTGGTGGAagtgggtgtgggtgtggacGGGGCCGAGAAGCACGCTGAGGCGGGGGCGCACACACCCCCCGGTTCACACTGTTTTCACACCAGGGATGCCCTGCTTTTCAGTGTTCAGAGTGAGTTACCGGGACCCGTGAGCAAGACGTTTCTGGACGGTGTGGAGCTCCCTATGTCCTTGCCTGTCACAGTGTCCCGCCGCAGAGtcctgcttctgtccccagaaATGCATAGCAGAGCTGACTGCCAGGTGAGTCACCGCTGGTGAGAAGCCAGGGACTTCCGGTTAGGCCAGGAGCCACGAGGGCTTTTTAACAGGAGCCTCTGGGGCTTGCCTGCTAGGACTCGAGGGACAGCCCCAGTGCTCTGGGGACCCAGGCCACCAAGTGACCAAGACGTGAAGGCATGCCGACTCCTGCAGTTGGCATGTGGGTCTGGCTTCCCTACGGGACCCGCCCACAGTGGGACCACAGTCAACGGGACCCGCCCACAGTGGGACCACAGTCATCTTGGGTGGTGGTGGACCAGGACCTGCAGAAAGACCAGTCCAGGGAGTCCCAGGGCTCCGCAGTGAAAGTGCGACCGACCGATCTCAGAACTAggtcatgggggtggggaaggcctgCGGGGGCACCGCTCGCAGGGATGCTGGCTCGGGGTGGCGGGGAGGACGCTGCCTGGCAGGTCCCCGGGGCTGGGTCCTGAGGCTGACCTGTGTGTGGGGCGCAGGGCTTCTCCCCTCTCCAGGCAACGAGGGGAAGCTAGACTCCCAGTGAAAAGTCAGCCCCGACACGGCCGGTCCACAGTTCAGGAAAACAACTTGGCCTGCCCCAAGGCAGGTGACTCAGAACGTCCTTTGCAGATGCCCTGGGTCCCTCCTTTGTGGCTCAGGGTACTCCAGCGCCTCGCGTGTGCCTTCCGGGGTGAGCTTCCTGCTGGGGCTGAGCCGGGGAGCCGCCGGATCCCGGAGACTGTGGGAAGAGCCGTGAGTGtgcgcgggggcggggaggggatcAGGCCACGGGTGGGGGCCAGGACTGTGGGAATGGCCCACAGCCTTTCTGGAATCGAAACACTAGCAAATGTCAAAACGTGCGTAATTTGTTTTACAGAAACAGGCTGCTTATTTGTGTCTGGAAGGCCTGTGTCAAGGATGCGTCTTGGCCCTTCTCAGAGGATCGCGTCAGCGGAAACACACACAGATGGTGGGGGTCTGGGGGCTCGGGACGAAGGGCAGGACAGGAATTCGTGCGGGCTGCAGGGAGACGCCACCCACGGAGCCCCAGGGGGACGACTCCACGTGACCCTTGCTCTCTCGGTTTGGGGCCCTGGATCCCGCCACGGTTGTGAATTCTTCCAGACCTGCCCAGGCGAACTTGGGGGCTGCGGTCAGATCCCGCCCCTGAGAACCTGGGAGAGAGGCTGGGTGTCCTTTACCCCGTGCTCGGGCGGCCTAGTGCACTGTAGCTGGGGGGCCCGCCGCCCCAGCACCCAGGTGGCCACAGGCTCGGGCTCGTCCCCGCTGCTGGGCCCGTCACTGCTCTTGCGGGCCTCCCCCCGCCCAGAGGCTGCGGCTGAGGCTGTCCTCTGCCACCCTGTGACCACCCATAAGCTCCGGCTCCTCCCCTCCCGTGGGCTTCCCTTCTCCGCCGGGGACGTCTCCGCTCCCCAACCTCTTCTCGGCCCCTTTCAGAACGTCCAGGCTCCTTTTGCTCAACAAGGTGGTGACAGACACACCACCAGCGTGGGGTGGGCCGCGCATCCCCGGGCTCGGTGGAAGGCAGAGCAGGCGAGTGGACAGAGCCCGCTGGGCTGGGAGGTTGTCCTTATCAGAGGCACAGCGAGGGACGCAGCATCTTGACCGGGCAGGGACCCCGTCCTTGCCGGCATGAAACGCTGCCATCGTCATCTGTCaaacactctctctgtctctggccttTGCGTCCTGACCCGCGGACCTACCTGTCAGTGTCGGCCAGGGACACAGTTCACTCCCCAGGACGGCGCTGTAGCCAGGCCCCTCCGCGCATCCCTTCAAACACGCCTGCCGGTCGGTCTTGCACATTGTCTCTTCCCCGCGACGTCAGAAGCAGTGACGTCACCTGTCCCACAGGCATC is part of the Mustela nigripes isolate SB6536 chromosome 2, MUSNIG.SB6536, whole genome shotgun sequence genome and encodes:
- the LOC132012478 gene encoding uncharacterized protein LOC132012478, whose amino-acid sequence is MHRPLPWRFQNALHHNSVQSELPGPVSKTFLDGVELPMSLPVTVSRRRVLLLSPEMHSRADCQMPWVPPLWLRVLQRLACAFRGELPAGAEPGSRRIPETVGRAKQAAYLCLEGLCQGCVLALLRGSRQRKHTQMLSDRKRRACTSEGGEGEGPAGSPPGTELDVGLDPVTLRSQPERKSAVEAPPAQPPGARLLFPTDG